A part of Gemmatimonas groenlandica genomic DNA contains:
- a CDS encoding vWA domain-containing protein: protein MRFHTYTKFNPQLADAVDLQSLLDQLADFLLQSGFAGGEQGHWGADQGEGDRSMDSLKDAILRSLIESGQITPEMLSALRGEGDEVSEEKLAELLDGLVQRLIQDGFLSTDQAGSVPAGHQPVTGKGSIAQAAAKDVQFNLTDKGTDFLGFKTLRHLMGSFGKSSIGSHDTPQLSTGVESDAWSKPYEFGDALNLDVPATLANALARNGNLDVPIDLDYGDLMVRQSEYRSSCATVLMLDCSHSMILYGEDRFTPAKKVALALTHLIKTQFPGDTIRVILFHDSAEEIPIATLAKCQVGPYHTNTAEGLKLARRILMSQKKDMRQIIMITDGKPSALTMPDGQIYKNSMGLDGYVIAETLREVAACRKSGIMINTFMLARDRALVEFVKRMSEISRGKAYFTNTMSLGQFVLMDFLRKKTKRVS from the coding sequence ATGCGGTTCCACACGTACACCAAGTTCAATCCACAGCTGGCTGACGCCGTGGATCTGCAGTCCCTTCTCGACCAGCTCGCCGATTTCCTCCTTCAGTCCGGTTTTGCTGGTGGGGAGCAGGGGCATTGGGGAGCCGATCAGGGCGAAGGTGACCGGTCGATGGACTCGCTCAAGGATGCGATTTTGCGGTCCCTCATCGAGAGCGGACAGATCACGCCCGAGATGCTCTCTGCGCTCCGCGGCGAGGGGGACGAGGTGTCAGAGGAGAAGCTGGCCGAGCTGTTGGACGGGCTCGTGCAGCGCCTCATTCAGGACGGCTTCCTGAGCACCGACCAGGCCGGATCCGTGCCCGCCGGGCATCAGCCGGTGACCGGTAAGGGTTCAATCGCCCAGGCGGCTGCCAAGGACGTCCAGTTCAATCTCACCGACAAAGGCACCGACTTCCTAGGCTTCAAGACGCTGCGGCACCTGATGGGTTCCTTCGGCAAGTCCAGCATCGGCAGTCACGACACCCCGCAGCTGAGCACAGGCGTGGAGTCGGACGCGTGGAGCAAGCCGTACGAGTTCGGCGATGCGCTCAACCTCGACGTGCCGGCCACGCTCGCCAACGCGCTGGCCCGGAACGGCAATCTCGACGTGCCCATCGATCTCGACTACGGCGACCTCATGGTGCGGCAGTCGGAGTATCGCTCGAGCTGTGCCACGGTGCTGATGCTCGACTGTTCTCACTCGATGATCTTGTACGGGGAGGATCGCTTTACGCCGGCCAAGAAGGTGGCGTTGGCGCTCACGCACCTGATCAAGACGCAGTTCCCCGGCGACACGATCCGAGTGATTCTCTTTCACGACTCGGCCGAGGAGATCCCGATCGCGACACTGGCCAAGTGTCAGGTGGGGCCGTACCACACCAACACGGCCGAGGGGCTCAAGCTCGCACGGCGCATCCTGATGTCGCAGAAGAAGGACATGCGACAGATCATCATGATCACCGACGGCAAGCCGAGCGCGCTGACAATGCCCGACGGCCAGATCTACAAGAACTCGATGGGGCTCGACGGCTATGTGATCGCCGAGACCCTGCGTGAAGTCGCGGCCTGTCGGAAGAGCGGCATCATGATCAACACGTTCATGTTGGCTCGGGATCGGGCGCTCGTGGAGTTCGTCAAGCGGATGAGCGAGATCAGCCGTGGCAAGGCGTACTTCACGAACACGATGAGTCTGGGGCAGTTCGTACTGATGGACTTTCTGCGTAAGAAAACAAAGCGGGTCAGCTGA